The proteins below come from a single Dermatophilaceae bacterium Soc4.6 genomic window:
- a CDS encoding plasmid pRiA4b ORF-3 family protein: MPSEHLDALNQQSDGSPTGSPSPLGGLDTLNHAIDLPPAPDKPSLLTLSIELMGVQPRIWRRLALRGDLTLDAVHPLLQAAMGWTDSHLHRFRPGSSHGYDEPYFVTPFDEEEEGDDGTREADVRLDQVLRAPGDQLTYLYDFGDGWEHLLTLESVAPLMQTHRAPVCLDGAGACPPEDVGGVPGYEEVADWLRAGARDDGVPGGFDDAEHARGWLPPGYDPDVFDAAEASAEMQVWCGRAVSICCGTGSPSRWPTSCRVCGTRGGCRPRPG, from the coding sequence CTGCCCAGCGAGCACCTCGATGCCCTGAACCAGCAGTCCGACGGCTCACCGACGGGCAGCCCATCGCCTCTCGGGGGTCTCGACACCCTTAACCACGCGATCGACCTCCCACCTGCCCCGGACAAGCCGAGTCTGCTTACTCTCAGCATCGAGCTCATGGGGGTGCAGCCCAGGATCTGGCGGCGTCTGGCCCTGCGAGGTGACCTAACCCTTGACGCGGTGCACCCGCTTCTCCAGGCGGCGATGGGATGGACCGACTCCCACCTGCACCGCTTCCGGCCCGGCAGCAGCCACGGCTACGACGAGCCCTACTTCGTTACGCCGTTCGACGAAGAAGAGGAGGGCGACGACGGCACCCGCGAGGCCGACGTCCGCCTTGACCAGGTCCTGCGCGCCCCCGGTGATCAGCTGACGTACCTCTACGACTTCGGTGACGGGTGGGAGCACCTGCTCACGCTGGAGTCCGTCGCCCCCCTGATGCAGACCCACCGTGCCCCGGTGTGTCTGGATGGTGCGGGGGCCTGCCCACCCGAGGACGTCGGCGGCGTCCCCGGGTACGAGGAGGTCGCCGACTGGCTCCGCGCGGGGGCCCGCGACGACGGCGTCCCCGGCGGGTTCGACGACGCCGAGCACGCCCGCGGGTGGCTGCCCCCCGGGTACGACCCCGACGTGTTCGACGCCGCTGAGGCAAGCGCTGAGATGCAGGTGTGGTGTGGGCGCGCGGTGAGCATCTGCTGTGGCACGGGCTCCCCCAGCCGCTGGCCGACCTCGTGCAGGGTCTGCGGGACGAGGGGTGGGTGCAGGCCACGACCTGGCTGA
- a CDS encoding transposase has translation MDASSGEQNRHRLSRAGNRRMNHMIHIAAVTQLRQDTDGRAYYRRKRAEGKKPLEALRCLIG, from the coding sequence ATCGACGCGTCGTCCGGGGAGCAGAACCGCCACCGGCTCTCCCGCGCCGGGAACCGGCGGATGAACCACATGATCCACATCGCCGCGGTCACCCAGCTGCGCCAGGACACCGACGGTCGGGCCTACTACCGGCGCAAGCGCGCCGAGGGCAAGAAACCCCTCGAGGCCCTGCGGTGCCTCATTGGGTGA
- a CDS encoding IS110 family transposase — protein MFCGWDWASTIHGVCLLDDDGVTIKTWMVKHTDSELAAVFAELAELGDPGLIPVAIERGEGLVVGLIAQAGHPVLMVEPAAFKASRPRWGAAGAKSDAADAFMLADYARTDGHRLRRVEPLAQATRELTALVRARTAMVEARTAASNQLWAILAEHWPGAAQVFQKLTSQIALAFLADYPTPRSAARLGEGRMHQFCRRHSYRGGKSPAELVSRLRSAPTSADPIAEKVLETIVRSFVAQLGLLNAEITGLERQLADTLATHPKAALLKTLPRVATVSLAALVAEIGPLLERCDNPEQVAAMCGAAPVTKASGKSRNVGFRYTANKPARVATTSFADNSRHSSAWAGDSYRRARARGARHPHAVRILARGWVRVIWACWTTDTPYDPSRHRSEQRLRAA, from the coding sequence ATGTTTTGCGGATGGGATTGGGCTTCAACGATTCACGGGGTGTGTCTCCTCGACGACGACGGGGTGACGATCAAGACTTGGATGGTCAAGCACACCGACAGCGAACTCGCTGCCGTGTTTGCTGAGCTCGCCGAACTGGGCGACCCGGGGCTGATCCCGGTGGCGATCGAACGCGGTGAAGGTCTGGTCGTCGGACTGATCGCCCAGGCGGGCCACCCCGTCCTCATGGTCGAGCCCGCCGCCTTCAAGGCCTCGCGGCCGCGCTGGGGCGCAGCCGGCGCGAAGTCCGATGCCGCGGATGCGTTCATGCTCGCCGACTACGCCCGCACCGATGGCCACCGGTTGCGCCGGGTGGAACCTTTGGCCCAGGCCACGAGGGAGCTGACCGCTCTGGTCCGGGCGCGGACCGCCATGGTCGAGGCACGCACGGCGGCGTCCAACCAGCTGTGGGCCATCCTCGCCGAGCACTGGCCAGGGGCAGCGCAGGTCTTCCAGAAATTGACATCACAGATCGCGTTGGCGTTCCTGGCCGACTACCCCACACCCCGCTCAGCGGCCCGGCTCGGGGAGGGGCGCATGCACCAGTTCTGCCGCCGACACAGCTACCGAGGCGGCAAGTCCCCCGCGGAGTTGGTCAGCCGCCTCCGATCAGCGCCGACCAGCGCGGACCCGATCGCGGAGAAGGTGCTCGAGACGATCGTCCGCTCCTTCGTCGCTCAGCTTGGCTTGCTCAACGCCGAGATCACCGGTCTCGAACGTCAGCTGGCGGACACGTTGGCCACACATCCCAAGGCTGCATTGCTCAAGACGCTGCCACGGGTGGCCACCGTGAGCCTCGCCGCCCTAGTCGCCGAGATAGGACCGCTGCTGGAGCGATGCGACAACCCCGAACAGGTCGCCGCCATGTGCGGCGCCGCACCAGTGACCAAGGCATCAGGCAAGTCCCGCAACGTCGGGTTCCGCTACACCGCCAACAAGCCAGCACGCGTCGCCACCACCAGCTTCGCCGACAACTCTCGACACTCTTCAGCATGGGCCGGCGACTCCTACCGTCGGGCCCGGGCGCGTGGTGCTCGACACCCCCACGCGGTCCGGATCCTCGCCCGAGGATGGGTGCGCGTGATCTGGGCCTGCTGGACCACCGACACCCCCTACGACCCCTCCCGACACCGCAGCGAACAGCGACTCCGCGCCGCATGA
- a CDS encoding DUF3883 domain-containing protein: MAINFKLSDVQHVDPQTEGWGRSWFGWDETLSDNELWEQNRGIWVLSEARVRVERYATLSHGGRIQVVAELSGHEIVYDKTKDKDYVALLGDVLHPGDPIRDALVGQADWPDRNPVTYYDTHDLDRLSTSTRATPRATPTNAFLLTNNPERWAPAPGVWERWVDATIKGRSVKENWSVGNRVGGIEPGDPVFLLLQGRGPRGLIGSGHATSRVFEDQHFDADRPGETAPYILVQWEHLLAHEDALPTADLAARFPEQHWDTQMSGITLQPTILAALEAMWAGHLGVSLAATPPPGGGQGWQLDSVKRKVIEDAAQTRLMEHFEGQGWVVRDTRFGNPFDATATRNGEIRYLEAKGTVSAGSSVLVTSGEVDHARRHPGECIMGVLSDVAFLPGGEIDPTAGNFRLLSWDPDAGDLVAQGYSWTPATTTALT, encoded by the coding sequence ATGGCCATCAATTTCAAGCTCAGCGACGTCCAGCACGTCGATCCCCAGACCGAAGGGTGGGGACGGTCCTGGTTTGGTTGGGACGAAACACTCAGCGACAACGAACTCTGGGAGCAGAACCGGGGCATATGGGTGCTCTCTGAAGCGAGGGTGCGGGTCGAACGCTACGCAACGCTGTCGCATGGCGGCCGCATCCAGGTGGTGGCCGAACTGTCAGGCCACGAGATTGTCTACGACAAGACAAAGGACAAGGACTACGTCGCGTTGCTCGGAGATGTTCTTCACCCAGGAGATCCGATCCGGGACGCACTCGTGGGCCAAGCTGATTGGCCCGACCGGAATCCAGTCACCTACTACGACACTCACGACCTCGATCGCCTGTCCACGAGCACTCGAGCCACGCCCCGTGCCACGCCAACCAACGCCTTCCTGCTGACCAACAACCCCGAGCGTTGGGCCCCAGCGCCCGGCGTGTGGGAACGGTGGGTCGATGCGACCATCAAAGGCCGCTCCGTCAAGGAGAACTGGTCCGTAGGCAACCGCGTCGGCGGCATCGAGCCAGGCGACCCCGTCTTTCTGCTGCTCCAGGGCCGCGGCCCTCGTGGCCTGATCGGCAGCGGGCACGCAACGAGCAGGGTCTTCGAGGACCAACACTTCGACGCTGACCGCCCTGGAGAGACAGCTCCCTATATCCTCGTCCAGTGGGAGCACCTCCTCGCCCACGAGGATGCCCTGCCCACCGCCGACCTCGCCGCCCGATTCCCGGAGCAGCACTGGGACACCCAGATGAGCGGAATCACACTGCAACCTACGATTCTGGCCGCGTTGGAGGCGATGTGGGCAGGACACCTCGGCGTGTCCCTCGCTGCGACACCACCGCCTGGTGGGGGGCAGGGTTGGCAACTGGACTCGGTCAAGAGGAAGGTGATCGAGGACGCGGCACAGACCCGCCTAATGGAGCACTTCGAAGGGCAGGGGTGGGTTGTACGCGACACCCGTTTTGGGAACCCATTTGACGCGACGGCCACCCGCAACGGCGAGATCCGCTACCTAGAGGCGAAGGGCACCGTCTCTGCTGGCTCAAGCGTCTTGGTCACGTCCGGCGAGGTCGACCACGCCCGACGACACCCTGGAGAATGCATCATGGGCGTCCTGTCCGATGTCGCCTTCTTGCCAGGCGGCGAGATCGACCCGACCGCAGGGAACTTTCGGCTTTTATCTTGGGACCCCGACGCGGGTGACTTGGTCGCACAGGGCTACTCGTGGACCCCAGCCACCACGACGGCGCTGACCTGA
- a CDS encoding DUF1643 domain-containing protein: MPDTFARLASDNDLEDRVGRSLEGLTERYLYSSDMVFRYAFGRWWGDTELGTTAIWVLLNPATGDTEQRHRPTLERCISRSRAAGHTGLVIVNLFALRNTDPRNLRTARDPIGPPNNEVLRVFTTAGAQTIAAWGGSGRLNGRSAQVGPLLGSPMCLGTTRDGEPRHPLYVAADTPLVLWVPPRLTQGARKGGSGHTRAAALLRCPPPVARGTVGALFDREPVQLSLRGDAYLWRELRAQFATTPLPSDWHELRQLLEDGIGRVVRDLLVPQESLGRHDAAAAAVYVPAFDPGHGMSAGAVQPTWWSHTGIPIVIDRFESQHRPEGTADAE; encoded by the coding sequence GTGCCCGACACCTTCGCACGACTTGCATCAGACAACGACCTGGAGGATCGGGTAGGCCGGTCACTGGAAGGTTTGACCGAGAGGTACCTGTATTCGTCAGACATGGTGTTTCGATACGCCTTTGGACGGTGGTGGGGAGACACGGAACTCGGCACTACCGCGATATGGGTACTGCTGAACCCCGCAACCGGCGACACCGAGCAGCGTCACCGACCCACCCTGGAGCGGTGCATCTCCCGGTCGCGGGCCGCCGGGCACACCGGGTTGGTCATCGTCAATCTTTTCGCCCTGCGCAATACCGACCCACGTAACCTGCGAACCGCACGTGATCCCATCGGGCCCCCTAACAACGAGGTACTTCGTGTCTTCACGACAGCGGGTGCGCAGACAATCGCCGCGTGGGGCGGATCTGGCCGACTCAACGGACGCTCTGCACAAGTCGGTCCCCTGCTGGGCTCACCCATGTGCCTCGGCACAACTCGAGACGGGGAACCTCGTCACCCGCTTTATGTTGCCGCGGACACCCCACTGGTCCTGTGGGTGCCGCCGCGTCTAACGCAGGGTGCTCGGAAGGGCGGCTCCGGGCACACGCGGGCCGCGGCGCTTCTGCGGTGCCCACCCCCGGTCGCCCGCGGTACCGTCGGCGCCCTGTTCGACCGCGAACCGGTCCAGTTAAGCCTGCGCGGCGACGCCTACCTGTGGCGCGAACTGCGGGCCCAGTTCGCGACCACCCCCCTTCCCTCGGACTGGCACGAGCTGCGCCAGCTCCTCGAAGACGGCATAGGGAGGGTGGTCAGGGATCTCCTCGTGCCCCAGGAATCGCTCGGCCGGCACGACGCCGCCGCCGCCGCGGTCTATGTCCCCGCGTTCGACCCCGGTCATGGCATGTCCGCTGGGGCCGTTCAGCCCACATGGTGGTCACACACCGGAATACCGATCGTCATCGACCGATTCGAATCACAACACCGGCCGGAAGGTACGGCCGACGCCGAATGA
- a CDS encoding uracil-DNA glycosylase, producing the protein MSDRAAILDQLTENHVIAAGWAEALRSVDPEIDRRIDACLTRLATAGPYLPARANLWRAFEVPLKDVRVLILGQDPYPNPQHAVGLSFSTGPQGPIPASLHNIYRNLEQCGYPPPADGDLSAWTEQGVMLLNRALTVPLNVTARPRRHLRWWAPVIIPTMKAIAVEAAERPVAALLWGAAAHRMRHYLEPSVKVFAASHPSPQSVNRRAGAEGPFRDARPCADVNKWFVQGGAPEVDWALAGPEGAGT; encoded by the coding sequence ATGAGTGACCGAGCGGCGATCTTGGACCAACTGACCGAAAATCACGTGATCGCCGCCGGCTGGGCAGAGGCCCTGCGAAGCGTCGACCCCGAGATCGATCGCAGGATCGACGCCTGCCTCACCCGGCTCGCCACGGCAGGACCCTACCTGCCGGCGAGAGCGAACCTCTGGCGGGCATTCGAGGTGCCACTCAAGGACGTTCGCGTACTGATCCTCGGCCAAGATCCTTACCCCAATCCGCAACACGCTGTCGGACTGAGCTTCTCCACCGGTCCTCAAGGCCCGATCCCAGCATCGCTTCACAACATCTACCGCAACCTTGAGCAGTGCGGCTACCCACCTCCCGCCGACGGAGACCTCTCTGCCTGGACCGAGCAGGGCGTGATGTTGTTAAACCGCGCGCTCACTGTGCCGCTCAACGTAACGGCTCGACCACGTCGGCATCTGCGCTGGTGGGCGCCGGTGATCATCCCCACGATGAAGGCCATCGCCGTGGAGGCAGCAGAGCGCCCGGTAGCCGCGTTGCTGTGGGGGGCAGCAGCACACCGCATGCGCCACTACCTCGAGCCCAGCGTCAAGGTCTTCGCTGCGAGCCACCCCTCGCCGCAATCAGTCAATCGCAGAGCTGGGGCAGAGGGACCGTTCCGCGACGCCCGCCCCTGTGCCGACGTGAACAAGTGGTTCGTTCAAGGCGGTGCCCCAGAGGTGGACTGGGCCCTCGCCGGACCGGAGGGCGCCGGCACATAG
- a CDS encoding IS1182 family transposase, protein MQGRPLDARELLDAESVAGHLIDKGSVFGLLAQQRRVLFPEVMFADLFPTRLGRPSVPADVAASVMVLQSLHGLSDREAMAALRTDLRWKVACGLPVGHGGFDPSTLTYWRKRLAGSAAPHRIFDAVKVVVAETGVLTGKNRRALDSTALDDAVATQDTVTQLVAVIRKVVRQVPGAGEVVATVCCAHDYDDPGKPQIAWDDREARAVLVDALVRDALALLEVVSGWDLDEVGAEAVALLALIAGQDVEPAPGSDGTDGRWRIARKVAPDRVISIVDPEARHIHKTVHRRQDGFKAHIAVEPETGITTACELTKGAGPLAPDGATGMRLMDADDTLPAAADLPDGQVVDVLGDSAYATGDALEKITAARRRPLVKPGPLKPAVEGGFTQDDFTVDEQAGTATCPNGLTRPISKSRTVTFGIGCVGCPLRARCTTAKRGRILQLHRHHTLLREHRQRAKDPAWQADYRQHRPMVERSISWLVAGRNRRVRYRGVRKNNAWLHTRSAALNLRRLLNLGLTRTDGAWVLA, encoded by the coding sequence ATGCAGGGTCGTCCGCTGGATGCGCGTGAGCTGTTGGATGCTGAGTCGGTCGCGGGGCATCTGATCGACAAGGGCAGTGTGTTCGGGTTGTTGGCGCAGCAGCGGCGGGTGTTGTTCCCGGAGGTGATGTTCGCTGATCTGTTCCCGACCCGGTTGGGTCGCCCGTCGGTGCCGGCGGATGTCGCGGCGTCGGTGATGGTGTTGCAGTCGTTGCATGGGCTCTCGGACCGGGAGGCGATGGCGGCGTTGCGTACGGATCTGCGGTGGAAGGTCGCGTGTGGCCTGCCGGTCGGGCATGGCGGGTTCGACCCGTCGACGTTGACGTACTGGCGGAAGCGGTTGGCGGGGAGCGCGGCGCCGCATCGGATCTTCGACGCGGTCAAGGTGGTGGTCGCCGAGACGGGGGTGTTGACGGGGAAGAACCGGCGGGCCCTGGACTCGACCGCGTTGGATGATGCGGTCGCGACGCAGGACACCGTGACGCAGCTGGTCGCGGTGATCCGTAAGGTCGTCCGGCAGGTCCCCGGCGCGGGCGAGGTCGTCGCGACGGTGTGCTGCGCGCATGACTACGACGACCCGGGTAAGCCCCAGATCGCCTGGGACGACCGCGAGGCGCGGGCGGTGCTGGTCGACGCGTTGGTGCGTGACGCCCTCGCGCTGCTGGAGGTCGTGTCCGGGTGGGACCTCGACGAGGTCGGCGCGGAGGCGGTCGCGTTGCTGGCGTTGATCGCGGGGCAGGACGTCGAACCTGCGCCCGGGTCGGACGGGACCGACGGCCGGTGGCGGATCGCGCGGAAGGTCGCCCCCGATCGGGTCATCAGCATCGTCGACCCCGAGGCCCGGCACATCCACAAGACGGTGCACCGGCGTCAGGACGGCTTCAAGGCGCACATCGCGGTCGAGCCCGAGACCGGGATCACGACCGCGTGCGAGCTGACCAAGGGCGCGGGCCCGCTCGCGCCGGACGGGGCGACCGGGATGCGGCTGATGGACGCGGACGACACCCTGCCCGCGGCGGCCGATCTCCCCGACGGGCAGGTCGTCGACGTCCTGGGGGACAGCGCCTACGCCACCGGTGACGCGCTGGAGAAGATCACCGCGGCGCGGCGGCGTCCGCTGGTCAAACCCGGCCCCCTCAAGCCCGCCGTCGAAGGCGGGTTCACCCAGGACGACTTCACCGTCGACGAGCAGGCCGGCACCGCGACCTGCCCCAACGGCCTGACCCGCCCCATCAGCAAGAGCCGGACCGTCACCTTCGGAATCGGGTGCGTCGGCTGTCCGCTGCGGGCCCGGTGCACCACCGCGAAGCGGGGCCGGATCCTGCAGCTGCACCGGCATCACACGCTGCTGCGCGAGCATCGTCAGCGCGCGAAGGACCCGGCCTGGCAAGCGGACTACCGCCAGCACCGACCGATGGTGGAACGCTCGATCTCGTGGCTCGTGGCCGGGAGGAACCGCCGGGTCCGCTACCGCGGCGTGCGGAAGAACAACGCCTGGCTCCATACCCGCAGCGCCGCCCTGAACCTACGCCGGCTGCTCAACCTCGGCCTGACCCGCACCGACGGAGCCTGGGTCCTGGCCTGA
- a CDS encoding transposase has translation METVNRLQALLAELLPGHSKRDLSTAQAKAMLSSVRPRDIAGRTRRRIAVEELAELVAIEVKMKKATAELKAIVVARRSRLMEIYGVGPVVAARVLADVGDVTRFADRNRFASWTGTAPLDASSGEQNRHRLSPAGNRRMNHMIHIAAVTQLCQDTDGRAYYRRKRAEGKKPLEALRCLKRRVSDAIYRQLLADAERDAEHLAGTGPGGHCGASQESSAADLPPHIDTSDQPLPGPATPTLRPTPAPPSHPRHDLLTTEGSRCGTAVGHGSSGDEGGAGRQVAFPGTDLGKSSRPDKGLDNLPVAEYTRV, from the coding sequence GTGGAGACCGTCAACCGGCTGCAGGCGCTGTTGGCTGAACTCCTTCCCGGACATTCGAAACGGGACCTCTCCACCGCCCAGGCCAAGGCCATGCTCTCGAGCGTGCGCCCCCGCGACATCGCCGGCCGGACCCGTCGGCGGATCGCTGTGGAAGAGCTGGCCGAGCTCGTCGCGATCGAGGTCAAGATGAAGAAGGCCACCGCCGAGCTGAAGGCGATCGTCGTGGCCCGCCGGTCCCGCTTGATGGAGATCTATGGCGTCGGGCCGGTGGTCGCTGCGCGGGTCCTGGCCGATGTCGGTGATGTGACCCGGTTCGCCGATCGCAACCGGTTCGCGTCGTGGACGGGGACGGCGCCGCTGGACGCGTCGTCCGGGGAGCAGAACCGGCACCGGCTTTCCCCCGCGGGGAACCGGCGGATGAACCACATGATCCACATCGCCGCGGTCACCCAACTGTGCCAGGACACCGACGGCCGCGCCTACTACCGGCGCAAGCGCGCCGAGGGTAAGAAGCCGCTCGAGGCGCTGAGGTGCCTCAAGCGCCGGGTCTCCGACGCCATCTATCGCCAGCTCCTCGCCGACGCCGAACGCGACGCCGAGCACTTGGCGGGCACGGGTCCGGGAGGGCACTGCGGGGCGTCTCAAGAATCCAGCGCGGCCGACCTACCCCCGCACATCGACACTTCGGATCAGCCACTTCCCGGACCCGCGACACCGACGCTACGCCCGACCCCAGCCCCACCATCGCACCCTCGCCACGACCTCTTGACAACAGAAGGGAGCCGGTGTGGGACGGCGGTAGGACACGGCAGCTCTGGCGACGAAGGGGGCGCCGGCCGCCAGGTCGCGTTCCCTGGCACCGACCTCGGGAAAAGCTCAAGGCCAGACAAAGGGCTGGACAACCTACCCGTCGCGGAGTACACCAGAGTGTGA
- a CDS encoding heavy metal-binding domain-containing protein, with product MGGMDVDDSQDINEIVNSFQRHEAQEHERKAHEDAVRKFADQNKQRALAEMLVTSGFDFQGYLITQYLGYISGDDAVQVDRGTSGIFARATDTGASLMSSLGVIRKGALAELKEAAYELGCNAVIGVDFDYLTLDPMTATSGGGTMYLPYVFGVTANGTAVIVEKRDLAV from the coding sequence ATGGGAGGGATGGACGTAGATGATAGCCAAGACATCAATGAGATCGTCAATTCCTTCCAGCGCCACGAAGCGCAGGAGCATGAACGAAAAGCTCACGAGGACGCCGTCCGCAAGTTTGCTGATCAGAACAAACAGAGAGCGTTGGCGGAAATGTTGGTTACTTCCGGCTTTGACTTTCAGGGTTACCTCATTACGCAATACCTGGGATACATCTCTGGTGACGACGCCGTGCAGGTCGATCGGGGAACTTCGGGAATATTTGCGCGCGCAACCGACACAGGAGCCAGCCTCATGTCGTCTCTTGGAGTTATCAGGAAAGGGGCATTGGCCGAGCTGAAAGAAGCTGCTTACGAACTTGGATGTAATGCTGTGATCGGCGTCGACTTTGACTACCTAACCCTTGATCCAATGACCGCTACATCCGGCGGTGGCACCATGTACCTACCTTACGTTTTTGGTGTTACTGCGAACGGAACGGCCGTCATCGTCGAGAAGCGCGACCTCGCAGTTTAG